The genomic stretch GTAGATGCTCCCTGGGGATCATACAAGTTAATTGTGCATAGCCAAttcaaaaaatctttctttaagtTACAGAGCTACTGTTATAGGAAGATACAGCTGAAGTAACCATATATTTTCTGGCCCAGAAGCTGATTACAGTGTTAATGCAAATATGTAAGATACTACTAGAACACACAAATGTGTGCTTTTTGTATAATTATGATTTTAAATGGTCAAGGGAAACGGTTTTTACCACTTGTCTGGCATCTGCTTACACAAAGGCTAAGCTATTATTTCTCTTTTGAGCTTCCAAATGAGCTGGCTGGAGAATTCTTTATAGAGGACGATTTTGTTTGAATATGGAGCTCCAAAAGAGCCCTATaaaatttttaatgctttagaaGTATTTTAGGTTCCAGTTATGTATGCTCTTTCTCTTTACAGTTATGTTGTGAAATGCCTGAAACTGGAAGctctagttctttttctttttgtgaaaactGCAAACTTGGGTGTTGCATTAGCAAGCCTGACTTCTTGGGTATATCTACGCCATCAAGAAGTTgttacaaaaattattttggaaatcaTGTTTCCCAGGAAAACTGCAGCATGCTCTGGAGTAGGAAAAGTCTTAACAGTTTTAGCAGGAAGGCCAAGAATAAGCAGCAGTGGGAGTATGTCCTTTGCTAGCCTTGATTTCAAGCAATCACAAAACACTTCACGTTCCTAGGGTGGGGAAGAGGGACTGTTACAGAAATTGTCTAAATAAAactatattcaaaaaaaaaaggtagtagaTAAGGAACTTGAACTTCGATGCCGGTTCAGAGAGCTGGACACTGCTATAGCTTGCTTACTCTAGAGTGATCTGATGGAAGccacatttttgaaaatgctgttaaTGTATGCCAGATGCTGTGTTAAAAGCTCAGGCTCTCCCTAGGGTTTCTGCTCAGCTTAATATAACTTAAAAGCCATACATCTTGTCTAAAACAGATTTGTTAAGTGTTAGCATGTTAGCTAAGATGACTGATCTCACCATTTAAATATAAAGTCTAGaatttaaaatctcatttaaacTAAGCTTTCCTCTTGGAGGTAGagctccctttcttcctttgttttcctaAGTGCTGGTTTAATTTCAGGTACGAATATCCCATACACAGATCTCAATCTCGAAGGATACTGAGAAGTAGAAAACAGTACTGATATTTATGGGTTCTTTTTCTCTAACAAAGAAAATCAGGCAAAGAATGGGAATTTATTTTTTGTGGTCTTGGCTGAAAGTGTTCCTAGTGATAATAGATATGTTCTGAAGTCAGAATGATTTTGTAATTTATAAACCATTGCTCTCTACCTCTGGAGTATTCGGAGTTTTTCTGAGTGGTTTATGTCGAACCCAGTATTCACATAAACCTTACTTACGATGGAAAAAACTAGCAAAGAATGTGTCTGATGCAGTCATGCTGCTCCAGCTGAGCAAACCACTTGAAAGTGTGAACAGCAGTACCTGTATACAGCAATACTTTAATACATCAGTAGAAAACGCCATGCCTTAGAAGTTAGTAATATGCTCTTATGTACCTTCACCTCCGTTTTCTTGGAGAAGGGGGGCTAAGACTTCTGATGGGCATTGGAGCTCTGCACGCCCAAGAGCACGTGTGCACACCAACCATTTCTTTCTCGACAAACCCTGTGCTGTTTTCAAACACTTTGTCTTAACATAGTATTAGTATTTAATAAATTGTCTTTGTTTGCGCAAAGCTTTGCCGCAGGAAATCTGCAGAGAATTGTCCAAAGGTAAAATCCAATATTgatgtaattatttaaaaattgtacCTACTATAATATTTCTAATCCAGTCATTCATGATAGCAGTTTTCAGCATAACTGAAAGGAAGGAGTCTTGTAATCTGTGTTCCCTATGTAATATGGGCCGTGTAAGTAGCTACAGATAAAGCTGTGTActtgattttaatgaaaatatttttcagacacaGATATCAGCCTCAAATAAGTGGGTGTATAGGATGagttaatggaaaaagaaatggcaaTAGTGTTAGCTATAATGTTGAATTAAAACAGCCTCTCTAGTTTCCTAATGCTGCTAAAGGTCAGCTACTTAGAAGTACTATGGTTTTGAGGGTAGAGAGCTGGAATAGTCATTGTTACAAATTGCATTGGCCTCTTGAAAGTGCAAGCCTAAGAATAGTTGGGTTTGGGGGTGGAATTGACTGTCAGATATGGGTGAGGAGGTTATTTTTTATATGGTAGTTGTACTGAAAATGTTGTTTTTGACGTAGATCTTCTGGTGAATAACTTTTGCCTGGTCAGACGTGACAGATTTTTTCCACTAGATCCATGCTGGTTGTTGCCTAAGGTTGAGAGGTCCTCCAAACAAAGTCCCAGGCAACTGGTCTTGCCTAGTAAATGGTTCAGTCTTGGAAACACAATGTGACTGAGCCATTTCCCTTTTACTTTCCTTGCAGCAGTTCAGAAGTAGGTTCAGTATTGTTAACTTGCCAGTAAAGGGTTTGgaagcttttcttgctttttctccccTGCAAAAACAGTGATTTCGGACATGTTTTCCCTGTGCCTCTTTGGCTGCAGCTGCACAGTTAACACTCTTTAgtaaggggattttttttcttgcccacTGCTGGAAATTCAAAAACTAACCAGACTGGGAAATGGATTGTACACAGTGATGTCAAACATATGTTACTGTTACTAAATTCAGAAGGGATACCCGTCAGCCCTACTTACTGTCATGCACCAGTTTCTCATAACCTGGGAGGGGAGCCCTGCTTGTGCTGCTTTTCGTTGTGAAAAGTGAGATGGAAGACCTGTAGCAGAATGGGTACGGAAGGAAATGTTTGGTCGTAATACTGCATTGGTTGCTAAAAAGCATTAACGTATtaatctctctgtctctttcttccCAGAATGAATTGCCAGATACGCATGCAAAGTTCcatgtgcttttccttttctttgtggcAGCCATGTTCTTCATCAGCATACTGTCACTCTTCAGCTACCACTGCTGGCTCGTTGGCAAAAACAGATCGACCATAGGTCAGTTACCTGCACTGTGGGACTGTTGCTTGTCCAGACCATTGACAAGCTGCTGGGAACGTGAGGCCtagaaattttttaaatattgtacaGCAAGGGACGTTTTTGGTGAAAGTACTATGGATGAAACATCCTTTACTGCAGGGCCTGTGGGAGAATAAAGCTTATGTGGCGGGTTCTCTGTTGGAGCCAAGCATGTAGATGGATGATGAATGTTAATTTCTTCGGTTTGTATTTTGAGATCCCTGAAGCACTgtgcatttctgttctgtttttatataGTGTTAAGTATGTAACAATTACTACATGCCAGTTACCCTGTTGTAATACTTACACTGGTTGGATGGCCCCAACCCAGATGGAGGCTCTActctatataaatacattttgaacTAGATCCCAAAGAGTATCCTTAAGTCTTGTAAAATAAGAATGGACCTTGCTATTAGAAAGTGACTTGTAAAAGCACTGCAATAAAAATGGAATCACTGATGCACATTTCCTAAATCATACAAGAGTAAGAGATGCCAGCAATTCCTGTGCCTGTTCTAAAATCCGTTATGTTGACCAAGTAAGCAAGTTAAATGCATTAGTCAAAATATCTGAAGTTCTtgctaaaacatttttgaaatgtttttgcagtttttttcccacagttTAAGAAGTCAAAATCTTAGTTTTCAATGGAACTTAGATTTCCATCCCCAAGAATAAATGGGTTAATTGAAAGTGAAATTATTTTCAGCCTGCCAGAATTTTTTgatgagaaaaggaaattttcttGATTGCTTAATGGAACAGTAGTttgaatctttttgttttaacataTGTATAGCTAGGAAATATTCACAGCCCCTTTTCTAGCTTTGAAGGAACTTTAGCATGTTCCCTGCCCAAAAGTCGGTGTTGGTCCTGGCAACATAGCTGGgcactttatttccttttttgatcGTGACTGTGAAAAGACAAGCTGTTTGGCTAGGGAGAGCTATGAATCTCCTCAGTTCTTGGCCAAGGGTGTATAACCAGACTGACTAGCAAAATGCTACATTAGTTGTTTGGGTGGTTTGCTGTAGTTGATGGTGTGTCTGTGTTTCTGACAAAATAGATCTCATCTTTCTCTGATACCACGGGTTGCTCTTATTTCAACTTCCGACCTTGGCAGAAGTGGAAAAAGCTATCCTATATGGGCTTTGGTACAATAACGCCCTATGGTAAATTGCTTATTTGTGCAGAGGAGGGCTTCTTCTGCTCAAGAACATGTACTGGCCAAAGAAAGAGCTAGCCACTAATGAAGTAGGGATGTGGTATCTTTGGCATGCCGGTGGTACTTAGCTCTGTCTCAAACATTATGTTAAATGTAAATGGAAGAAGATGAGCGTTCCTCCTGTGTGAACTTTTTTACCTTTCATTGTTATTTTTGACTTTGTCACTTTGATTTTTTATGCTAATTATTCCAGGTAACTGTTACAATTTTTCCATAATACACATCCAGGTGACCGCAGTTTACCAAATACCGTTTTCACAATAGAAAAGTTTGAGCCTGCTTATTCCTCTTTCCCCACCCTCATGCCTTTAGAaatgttgctgtttcttttacagaaacattCCGTGCACCCACATTTCGCAATGGCCCTGATAAAAATGGCTTTTCTCTTGGATGCAGCAAAAATCTGAGGGAGGTTTTTGGAGATGAAAAGAAGTATTGGCTACTTCCTATTTTTACCAGGTATTCAATCTGAATCGGAATAAATTGGGGAATAAACTGATTCCATGACTCTTaccttgcttctcttttttcGAAAAATGAAGCACAACTGAAAAGCCTACTTGTAAATCCTGCACACTGAAGATTGCTGTGGGAAATCTGGAAGAGACAATTGAGCAAATTCTGTACAGGGTTTTCATTCAAAGGCAAGGGCCTCATTGACAGGGGCTTTTCAAATATGAAATTTTGGAAACCTTTGAGAAGTATATTTTGAAGAGTGTACATGTTTTATTGATAGTATTAATATCCGATTATGGAGCAGAAATCAGCAACAGAGAGGAGACCAAAATGCTTGAACTTCACCTGCACTGAAAAGGACAACAGTCTAAAAAcaccctcccctgccccaacAAACCTGACAGCTTTCCCTTTGCTGTGGATGACACAGTTTTGTTATTGAAACCCTTCAGAGAAAGTGTGTGTAAATAAGTAGCAGTACAAAAAGGGTTTCTGATACGATGGAAACTACTACTTTTAAAATTCCTCAGCTGAACCAGTGTTAGGGGTGTTGCAGACAATCATCATAGAAGCTTAATGAAGCAAGACTGAGCTGCTGCCCACTCCCACCACTCCAAAATATTAGCGGAACAAAGTAGGTGCTATGTTTCAACACCGCTTTGTGGGGTTTGTGTACCAGCTTGAAATGCTGGTGAACCATTTTGCTAAACTGAGGTCTGGTAGTTAAACAGCAGAGGTAATAGCATCTTAAGTTGCCTCAGCTGTTTACTGAGCTAACATGACTCTTCATGCGATTAAAAAAAGTGGAAGCTGTACTGGAGATGGATCAATATCCCCAAAATATTTTAGCTTGATTAGACTTGCTTTAAAAGAAGGCTTAACTAAACTCAAGTGATGCCTGGTCACCAGAATATTATTTATGCTACAGCTTCCAGTCATATAAATACCGGGTCATCTGACTACCTGCACCCAGTGATTTGGGGAAGACTAGGGCTACGATCTAGAGAGTCACTGTGTTGTTTCTGAAACATGTAGGCTAGTGCTGTGCTCAGTAGCCCATATTGAGTGAGAGGGTAGGAATTATTTGCACTCCAAAATCTAATTAGCTGATCATGAGGCTTGGTGGTAGGACTACCTTGCTCAAGTCTGGGGTTCAGTGCTGCACTCAGTAACTGATTTGGGCTTGTAGCATTTGCCTTTTGCATGGGCACTTGTTCAGTTCATTTAAGTCAACTACAAACAGTGATTTAAATCTTTGTTTCTGGTTTAGTTTGGGCGACGGGTGTAATTTTCCAACTCGTTTGGTGATTATGGATCCAGAGCAGCTTACTGTCTCAAGCCAAAATGAACCTGCCAAAAGGTAACTAGAGCATTTAAAATGTTAGTTTTATATTGCTTTGTATTTCATCCAGAGAAGAGTTTGTTTCAGAATTATCCTTTAAATTCTTTGTACTTCTTGTCAGGTTCAGAGTGAGTTTGTAAGCCTTCAGAGAAGGATGGGGTGAATCAATACTAATTAACCCAATGTTGTCTTGATGCAGAAAGGCTGTTTCTTGTTTTTGACCTAAAGCTGAGGTTATGGCGCTAAGAATACAGAGtaatatagaaaataaagaacTTCCTGGCATATCTTTCTCTTCGGACTTAGAGTGGTTGCTTTTTccagagagaaaaacaacaacataaaaGCTCTAGGGAACAGTGAACAATGAcccacaaaaaaaatatttattttaaaataaggaaaaaggaaGGTATACATTATTTGCATTTAACCTCCTCCAGCCTGCTTAAAAAGGGATACTGAGACATAGTTTCATAGTTTCAAGAGAGGCTGATCTGCTGTTGATTCTGCTGGTTTTCAGCACTGGAAATGTTTTAGCTCATTACTTTTTATCCTCCCAAATTTGCATGGTTTGTATCTTCAGTGTACTTTCTTCCTTCAGATTCAAAGACATAGTATTATGTAAAACTTCTGAGGATGTTTACACAGCCATTGTAGAATCCTTCTGTTTAGTTTGGTGAATTTATAGCTGAAGGTCATTGTCAGCCACAAGGACACCTGCGTTATCAGGTGTTACGGAGCTGAAAGACAAGACTGAGACATTGCTTCAACTGTAATAGAACCTGTAGAATTTACACAAGAGCAGGACTCCGCAAATTGCAGGATATTCTTTTGCTCTAAAAAGATGTTCAGTAGAATGCCCTAGCTTTTACTGATGGGGTAAGATAACATTAGGTCCTCCTTTCCAGATAGTACTGGTTAGGCTTCTTTTTTAACCATGTGGCAGTAGCATTCTCAGTATACCATTTCTTGTCTGTCAGTCTATTAGAACTACAAGTGACCCATGTCACTTAAGCACTTAGACTGTTTGTTGACTACTGCTATTACAAAATTCCTGTTGACTTTGCTTACTTTTCAGCTCTGGATCCAGCCAGCCCTTTCCTGCTCGACCACTCAGTGAATCACAGAATCGATTGCTAGCCAGTGACGGTCAGTGGGTAGAAAGTGGCTCTGAAGAGGAAAATGTTAAATCAGGTAGCCTGCACCATGGCATTtctcctgttttttgttttgtttcgttttgtttttaattaagccTAAAAAATCCTTTGGAATTGATTGAAGTCTGGTAGAGGATAATTTGTTAAATAGAATCAAGTCAGCGCCTTTATACATTAAGGCTGACTTGTGTGTCATGATCTGATCCAAACTGGGTTATTACACTAAGGTAATGGATAGATAATTCTGTCTTTCTCACTTCCTGTTCTGAGATATTTTAGATTTTTACATGTTGGATTAGGGGGAGGAAAATACCTCTCTAAAATAGGCACAGCACAGCTGTTGTGTTTAGGTACAAACTACCTAATGTAGTTTCTGGTCTGAAGTCACTAAGTCACATCGTCTTTACTATTTGTTGTGCAAATCTGCAAAAACACATAATTGAGCTTCTCTCACATTTTAGGTACAAAAAAGCATATTATAGTTTCATTGGAAAGCTGATCTCAGTTTATTACTAACCAACCATCTCAATGAGAAGCAGGTAAGACCAAATAATTGATCACTATTTCTATGTACATATGAGTAAACTAACAAACATCTTGAGGTCATCAAGTCACAAGTCATGGAATGCAGAGAAGTCCTCTAATGCTCACTGGATATGTAATAAAAATGTCTTAAGTTACAAAATAGCTATCCAGGAAGACAAGAATGAGAGTAAAGCTGTAGTGCAGGAGACATGGTCTGGCTTGGCCTGAGACAAGTCTAATCCAGTCATTAGACTGAAGTGGGTAATGCTGTATTTGTTACCTGACTGGTGAAAAGAATGTAATCTGCTAAATACATACTCTTTCAAAGAACAGCTCCTTGGCCATGTTTTTTGTAAACATGTATTGATTTGCCATACTCTCATCTTATACATTAAGAAAAATGTCTGTGCATGAGGAAAGAGATGTCAATAAGTAAATTCCATGAAGAGTGGCTGCATACAGACTGCTTAGCCACACCTGGAATTGACAGTGATCTTCTTTATGTGAGAGCTTCTATGCACATTCTTCCTACTTGGCATTTAGGAAGTTCAGTGAGCGTATATGTGAAAACTTCCCTTGGTGTACTTCCAGTGACTAAATTAGACTTCTCTTACATTGACTTCACAATGTGGTGAGCTTATGAACCTCCATTAATTTTTACTTTCTGGAAGAGCAACAAATCTTATTTGGGTAACTAGCTACCATAATTGCAGTGTGCTGagtattttccctcttttcttcttttcttttttgtccttttttgacttctttttttctttttacttttaaaaacaatgtgAAAGGCCCATATGAGGAAGTGCATTTTTGTGACCCCTAAGGAAAGTGCAGCAAAAACTGGGAGACAGAGGCACCTTGCAAGGAAATgccattttctttggaaagaaaacacaatattTGAGTTTTGGGAGCTCAGTCATTTTAGGATCATTTATCTAtcctattttaaaataagcttatTGCCATGGAGTCATTgtcaaaaaaaaccaaagtctGTCTTGAAGGTCTTTGCGGAGGATGATATGTTTGGAATGATGTTGGTCATGCTGATCAGTGTAAACTCTTAACAAAACCAAAATTAGACTAGTTAGTGGTATTTTTACAAAACCTACTCAACCATGAGAACCATGGCATGAATAAAAAGATGagttttccctcccctctccttttttaacacctaatataaatgtataaatgagTGTCTGAACAAGGGATTTCTCTCAGCCACTAGCTATCTAAAAACTAATCTAATCTAAACAGATTGCTAAGGCTTTTCCACTCTTCACGGAAAGAAATACCTTCTGAGACCAGTTCATCCCAGCAATATTTGACAGGTTTATTATAGAATGGGCTTAATCCTCCTCTCCACTGACCTAGAGAGGGCATAAGTGACAGGCTTAGACTGTAAACTGGCAATAGTTTGAGAtggatttcctttctcttctctctctcttcctgaaGTCAGACCAAATTTAAGAAGGCAAGATCATGTGCTATGTGTAGAACTTTCCCAAACTGCTGTGCTTTTAAGAGCTGTGTAACTAAATGATACATAATTGAACCTAATGCAGAAGCTTTTCATATGCTTTATGTAAAATAACAGTGTAACTCACTAGCATGAAGTTTTAGCTGTTTTAAGTTCAGAAGGATTTGATCGCAGATTCTGTCGGCCTGGGTCATTAATTCCAGTCCCCCTGCAACTGCAAGCAACCATGCATGCAAAAGATATGAGATCCAAAACATCTGTTCCATGCACTTTCCAATACCCTTTAACAGACTGATAGATGTGTTTTTCAATTTTGTACCTATAACATGCAGCAGGAGCAATCAAAGTTATCACTGATGTGAATCTGGCAATTCGATCCAAAATGAATGAGCCATTCTTGCCAGTCAGGTTCCAAGAGATTTTAGCCACAAGCCAGTAGTAATGGACTGACATTCTTAGTGCAGATAATCTTCTAAAGCAttagaaaaggttaaaaaaaaaaaaacccaacctccTAGAAGGCTAATAATTTTGCATTGAAGTTAATTTAACTGCTGTCCTGAATCAGGAGTCTTTAAGTTATGTATGTTTTGTTAACTAGGTATATTCTTATAATGCGATATGACCTGTTTTTTCAAAGCTAATGGTGCAGTTCCACTGATTAccttattttgtttcattaggTTTGTGCAACACATTTTGTGCTTGAATATTACTTAATTttgtttggaagaagttgatcaGTAAAAAATGGAACATGAACATCTTAGGAAGATACAAGAAATTCAAGCTTCTGCACAGTGTAATGGATTCTTCTCAGCACTACTGCACAGCAGGGAAGTAAGACAGATGCCTTAAGATTCTTAATGTGCATTTACGCACAGAGTTACATACTGCTACCAAAGGGCCAAATCCTGAAGTGCCCTGCTTGGATGCACAAGGTCCAGAGTGGGAACTATGCATTTCTGTTATGCTGCGGTGGTAGGGGTAGGTAGATCTGCAGAGACCCCTACCTCCCCACAGGCAAACTTCACACCTTATGTGCTGCAGAAGTCACTTCCATAGCACATCTCCCAggtacagaaagggaaaaaaaagaaaaaaaaaaaaggaaaaacaacagaaagcatGGCTGGTGGGTCTGAAGTGCAGCTATACATAGCTCAAACACCAGGTGACGAGAAAGGGGCTGAATGATGTGGTCTTCCCTCTTCCTATTAACTAGCCTACCCCATGGTCATAGCTCTGTATGTCTTTTGGGATTGAGGAGTCCTTATATTAGCCATGCTTTGGAGCTGTGCAATGCCAACAAAGTAAAAGCTTTTTACTTGGGTGTTGCTTTTTTGCTTCAGAATTGACCCCCCTCATTATTTTAACTTGATTTATTTAACCATATCAAGAATATAACTCAAGGAAGTGAACTTTCTTTTACTTGAAAAAGCATGGATTGTTACTTTCCAGCAATTGCCTATCAGCATACAAAAAAATGCCAATCCAAAAAGGAATTAACAAACTATTACATTTTCTGTTAATGTGTGCAGTGTTGTGTATGAGGCAgtaagaaaacagcaaagtacCCCTGAGAAAAATCTTATTGCAGTTGTGTGTTGTTAGAAAATGGAACTGGAAGAGTTCTGCTTTTTATATGGGACTCCTGATGGCTTAGGAATACTGTTTTAtacttttgttttatctttttaataaagGCACAAGTTTTTATTGGTTCTAAATTACCATTTAAACGTATTTCAAGTACTTACGAGAAAATTAGTGTTGGATCATCCATTTGTGTTCACACTGAAACTTTGTATGCTTTAGTCTGCCACTTTAAAGTCCATTCTAAGTGACACTGACTGAAATTGCTAAAGATGAGTGCTTTGTGCAATGATGTACCTT from Dromaius novaehollandiae isolate bDroNov1 chromosome 1, bDroNov1.hap1, whole genome shotgun sequence encodes the following:
- the ZDHHC20 gene encoding palmitoyltransferase ZDHHC20 isoform X5, with the translated sequence MFVWSYWKTIFTSPASPSKEFCLSKADKEQYEKEERPESQQEILRRAAKDLPIYTTTASRAIRYCDRCQLIKPDRCHHCSACDICVLKMDHHCPWVNNCVGFSNYKFFLLFLMYSLLYCLFVAATVLQYFIKFWTNELPDTHAKFHVLFLFFVAAMFFISILSLFSYHCWLVGKNRSTIETFRAPTFRNGPDKNGFSLGCSKNLREVFGDEKKYWLLPIFTSLGDGCNFPTRLVIMDPEQLTVSSQNEPAKSSGSSQPFPARPLSESQNRLLASDGQWVESGSEEENVKSGTKKHIIVSLES